The Lactuca sativa cultivar Salinas chromosome 2, Lsat_Salinas_v11, whole genome shotgun sequence genome includes a window with the following:
- the LOC111884696 gene encoding uncharacterized protein LOC111884696, producing MKEADGWTLNVKIKVEKDPTLSATLGLKTNISSYLNAEIVPGVYSDEKPPFVVELDGSHPFYTLDAYEEFFFGSNAGNIILFGKEENIYLKEEHIYRKGILVICSLSFLGRNPKTDKEENIYPRVFLSFVLNRPNPQVIVSWNGLVVSSFARASKILNNEPDVTKFNFPVAGTDPQEYMQVAKRSLVFIKENLYDSQSRRLQHSFRKGPSKAPGILDDYAS from the exons ATGAAGGAGGCCGACGGTTGGACTTTAAATGTTAAAATTAAAGTGGAAAAGGATCCAACTCTCAGTGCAACATTGGGATTGAAGACGAACATAAGCTCTTATTTGAATGCTGAGATCGTTCCTGGTGTATATTCTGATGAAAAACCACCATTTGTGGTGGAACTTGATGGATCTCATCCTTTCTACACGCTCGATGCATATGAGGAGTTTTTTTTTGGCTCTAATGCTGGCAATATCATTCTATTTGGGAAG GAAGAAAATATTTATCTCAAGGAAGAACATATTTATCGCAAGGGTATTCTTGTCATTTGTTCGTTGTCTTTTTTAGGGAGGAACCCTAAAACTgataaagaagaaaatatttaTCCGAGGGTATTCTTGTCATTTGTGCTTAACAGACCAAATCCACAAGTCATTGTGTCTTGGAACGGACTTGTAGTTTCATCATTTGCTAGAGCATCCAAGATCCTCAACAACGAACCTGATGTAACAAAATTCAATTTTCCTGTTGCTGGAACTGAT CCACAGGAGTACATGCAGGTTGCAAAGAGATCTTTGGTGTTCATAAAGGAAAATCTTTACGACTCCCAATCTAGAAGGCTGCAACACAGTTTCAGGAAAGGACCTTCAAAAGCTCCAGGAATCTTGGATGATTATGCATCATGA